DNA sequence from the Heterodontus francisci isolate sHetFra1 chromosome 22, sHetFra1.hap1, whole genome shotgun sequence genome:
AATTATAGCTACTCAtcctcctttcttcctatccttatcTTTCCTAAATATTTTGTTTCCAGGAATagagcttaaaaacaaaaagggggcaaacaCTTGGCTGGGACTGTCCTATAGGCCTCCAAgtaatcagggagagatagaggagcagctatgttggcaaatctgagagaggtgtaaaaataatagggtaatattagtaggggatttcagtGGCGGGTGTAAACTATGGCAGGCTGCACACGCAGACCCCACAGCACAGAGACACCGCGATATAAAAcaaggcagctcatttaaatggccagagtGGACCGCCCCCTCCAATGATGTGGACAGCACTGGCGCAGgcgctgatgtcatttttaaagggcttcaaaccctgcatttcaattgtaatatttaaagaaaTGGTGATTTAACATTGATCTGAAAAAATTAAATAACTGTTTctcgcccctctcccacctccattaAAGATATAATTCATTCTTTGCCCTCTCCGCCCTGAAAtatttaccttgtccacctgacctcctcCCCGCAATGGTCATAAactatgcactttaccccttccactatctccaacaGCAATCAGATGAATTTGACTCCGCTCCCATCTCCCTCACTGAAAAAGTTAccatctccccccttcccccagtgTTCCACCTCAATCCCTGGATGGGGACCTGAATGCGTGGGAGTGTCGGCCACCGACTCCAATATCACTCCGGAACGGATGGCGGGAGCTGGGAAGcaattaatttgtttatttaaataaatttaaataattaaatgggGCACCCATTGCCGAGCAGCAGGAAGggtccaccacgaggcctcaccacaaCCGACAATATCGGGCTGGTCCTTCCCGACATCATGGCCTGTGCTGGGCCTCTGCTGGAGACATTTTCCAGACCCCCGTCAATATTCtacattgcgggggggggggggggggggctgtaaatTTCAGCCCCATATTTTTACTCCACAGGATTGTTTTAAACACAGAGGCAAGTGCCTGTAGTGTAAGCAGTCGTGTCCAACTCAGGATCACATGTCAAAACTGGAAATTTCACACAGAATCCTGTAAAACAGTAACTTTCCTcttctcactcgctcacacacatcCGCTCTCCAGCTTTCTCTcagcctttctgtctctctctgttacagctaacctggcagtgattgtgatcctgtaccgaggaagatgtggtctctccagatgtatcacttactacctggtgtccatggcagtgacggatctcctggtccTGATCACTGcagtgatattaaaccggattgctggtatttatttcccCCTCAGTTTCCTGTCCATCACACCCGTATGCAGTCTCCGTTCTGCCCTAAACTATGCAACCTTCagctgttctgtctggttaacagtcactttcaccttcgatcgatttatggccatttgttgccagaaggtgaaaataaaatattgcactaaGAAAACGGCAGCACGGGTTATAGCAACGGTCTGTACACTGAGCTGTTTCAAAAATGTCTTCATGTATTTCATATATGAACCTAATTACATAATTAACAACATACCCTGGTTCTGCAACATCAAAGTAATATATTATACATCATCTGCATGGGCTGCATATGACTGGATTTatatcattttaaccccttgtctaccattcattctgattttactgttcaatgttctgaccatcagacacattctattggccagtagagcacgcaggagactccgggctcacagcaattGTCAgaatcagagtgacccagagatggagaagcggagaaactccattgttttactcttcgccatctcgggtagtttcatcctgttatatttgtTATTTTTTATAACGGTTCTCCATGTCCGAATAGCGGGTGTTAGTTATTTCTCCGGATCAAATTTCAAAGAATCAAATTTTATTCTGGAGGAGAGTGGAATAATGCTTCAGCTTTGGAGTTCTTGCATCAACCCATTTATTTATGCAGGAACCCAGAGTAAGTTCAGGGAGGAgttaaagaatggggtgaaatatccaacGAGACTAATTGTTAAATTATTCAAATGATGAAAATAGTAAAATCCAACATGAAtttaaattagattagagatacagcactgaaacaggcccttcggcccaccgagtctatgccaaacatcaaccacccatttatactaatcctacactaatcccatattcctaccaaacatcctcacctgtc
Encoded proteins:
- the LOC137381594 gene encoding probable G-protein coupled receptor 139 encodes the protein MHGSPKGLLFAIYYPILAAIGVPANLAVIVILYRGRCGLSRCITYYLVSMAVTDLLVLITAVILNRIAGIYFPLSFLSITPVCSLRSALNYATFSCSVWLTVTFTFDRFMAICCQKVKIKYCTKKTAARVIATVCTLSCFKNVFMYFIYEPNYIINNIPWFCNIKVIYYTSSAWAAYDWIYIILTPCLPFILILLFNVLTIRHILLASRARRRLRAHSNCQNQSDPEMEKRRNSIVLLFAISGSFILLYLLFFITVLHVRIAGVSYFSGSNFKESNFILEESGIMLQLWSSCINPFIYAGTQSKFREELKNGVKYPTRLIVKLFK